TTTTTAAACAAGTGACACACACTTATTAGATAGTGGTGCCACTATAATTATGTCTTGTAAGCTTCGCAAAATTTACTAACCATGGGGTTATAGAAGCTGtattttgtttatgtttctttcttattgtttggacccaaatttacactatTGGTCTGTGCAATTAAGACCGTTGAGTGAGCATAGCTTCTAACCGTCGGATAGAAAAGTgaagataattttattattgttaaaggataatattatgatttttatcataatcaTTATCTTTTAATGTGAATTATCTTGGCTTCTTCTTAAACCAGATAAACGTGATGCAAATAATATCTCTAACCtacaattcaaattaattgGAGATATTCGGCATATGGCAGTGCATCTACTACTGGATTAATTTCAAGCAATTAATCTTTGCATGGGATAAAGGTGAAATTGTGAGATGGTGGTGTGATGTGATTGGGATGATTATATATAGATAAAATAAAGAGTAGGCTTCAGCCTATGGACATGATGGGAAGAACAAATTAGCAGAAGATAGTGACGTGGTAATTTTTTGACCATTGATCATGTGATAATGGGATAAAGCCATTATTCGATCAGATGCGGtgtatttaaatattaaagattTGTGGCGTAATGAGACTCAGGGATTACTTCTTGCTAGTCGTGATGCATTAAAAGACTAAGAGATTATTTTCTAGTAGCCGTGACACATCAGGAGATTCAGAAATTTACTGCTTAGCCATTAACAAGAGCAGCGTTATAAATACAGAAGCAGTGGCAACGGGAAAAgctctctccaattcaacacacacaCTACCATGCGCAAATTCTCGCTCTACGCAAAACCTCTCAAACACCTAgagattgtttattttctttttccgccaacacatctttagtttggataaacaatactatgaaggcaaccgatgacatcttcaatttggataaacaacaccgGAGCTGTATAATCAGCCAATcaaggagcaccttcagtttggataaacagcactgcttcTCGGCCgactgattacctatccaagtctcggtcgacaaggattttcgagtccttgTTGATAGAGGttatctcatcagccttctcgacgAAATGAGGTGCTAccaagttactacattcggcacattgaaagccgaatttgatattgaacttcgcagaactagcagccttgttttcaggctctagaacccgaaggccaagacgtgttccttcctcgactGCAGTCGCAAGATaaagaagtcagtagcgcgccCAACACACACTAATATATTTTACTTCCCGGCCAAGGTCGAccgacgtagttagcttattaattacttggcATGCGCGCCatataggcttggtagtttttagggtcaacattttggcacgctcgGTGGGACCCATGCTAAAGctacgaagttcatatgatatatcaagatgTCAATCCGGCTCTGTTTAGCCGACATGACCAGATCCTTGAAGCAtgtgaagaaaggaaaaaatcaTTCTCTTAAATGATAAAGGTGAAGGTTCATCGCAACTTACAAGATCAATTGTTAAAAGAAAATAGAGCTCGATTTAATGTCTGGCTAGATGGAGAACATTTTCCTTATGTTTTCAACTACaaatcaattccatttgaagaATGGTTGGTTGAAAAGACTGGGGTCAATTTTACGCTCCGACCACAATCAAAATTAGGCCTAAGAAAATTGTCAAGACGGCCGAAGAAAAACCTAGGCCACCTATTTTTCTGTCGAGATTGAAAatgtggtaggcctagaagaaaaggTTCAAGTTTCTAAGTCAAAAATCGACTCAAAAAATGATTCGTCAGATGAGTGTTCCAATGTAAACATGACCGATACACAGCTTCAGACCATAAAACCACATCAATTGATATGGTAATTGGAGACATGGTCTTAGACACCAAAACTACGTCAATCGATATGATTATTGGCCATAAAGCCAATATGAAGAAATCCCGTTCATCTAAGTTGTTAGAGTTAAAAAtcgaaattggccaaattattATGCTCGGGGGGCTGAATAATTATTCAACGCATTCGacgattgaaaataaaaaatatttcgcCAAGTCAAAAGTTTTGGAAGTGATTCTTTATTCGGCCTAAAGTGAGATCAAAGTGAGAATTTTGATACAAAAAGATCCCACCTCGGACTAAAGCATCGTTAGACTCCTCCTCTTTATAGTTCaaccattttcattttcttttgctaaAAAAAATGGATGAATAAATTCTTTTCTTAACCATTCGGTCTTTCAGACCAATATTTAAGAAAATATCGAGCCCTTGACATAGTCTAATCCAAACTGATTTTCCCACATACCAATATCATTGCATTTCGTCATTGCTCCCATATGACGAAAGCGAGAAGTTTGTTTACCTGAATATTAATTATCACTGTTTGGCAGCAGAGATAATGGCGTCAAAAACTTAACCTCACATCGCAAATAGGTTAATGGAAAGCATTTAGTATTATTACCTAGTATCATGAAGCAAATTGGAAGCCTGGAAATCAACCAAGGTAAATGTTGACATAACTATCAATTCATCTTTCAAATTGACTCTATCAGCAATTTTGTCATATAaaactgttgaccctaaaaactattaagcctacgtggcgcgcaggccgcttaactaataagctaactatgtcATTCGGTTgtttgcggggcgtgccaactagTTGGTCGAGCTtgaccgaggagtaaaatttgttgatgttgcgttgggtgcgctgctgacttcttgatcttgggactgcggccgaggaaggaacacgtctcggcctttgagttctagagcctgaagacaaggctgctagttctgcgaagttcaatatcaaattcggctttcaatgtgccgaatgtagtaacttgtaacacctcacctcgtaGAAAAGgttaatgagatgacctctgccaataaggattcaaaaatcattctcgaccgagacttggatagataaccagtcggccccctcgcaatgttgtttatccaaactgaagatgcttCACGGTCGGTTGATTCTACGGcaatagtgttgtttatccaaactaacgaTGTTCGCAGGTTGCCTTCATagtactgtttatccaaactgaagatgtgttggcgaaaaagaaaataaaaaaattctcaagatatttgagaagtttcgcgtagagcgagggtttgcgcatggtagtttgtgtgttgagttaaAGGTCTTTTTTCGTTGTTCGCAACTCTATATTTATAGTGGATGATGTACTTGCTTGACACGGCTAGATAGAGTTTGACTGCAACTCTAACTAGCTGAATAAAATTTGATTCGTGGCCTTTAAATTTCTGCGACCTTCAAAATAAAGCTCATCCATGCTTTATCACACCACATCATAAACCTAATCTACCTAGGCTTCTGATCTTTTTAAAAAACCTCCAGCAGAAACCTTCACTTCAATCACACAAAAAGCCTAGTCTACCTAGGTTTGTTGTGTCATCATCTCAACCTAGGCttatcatatcaccaccaaaatccaatccaatcctatcCTATTTAAGCTTCTTCATAATCTTTACCCATGCATGCATCCTAATCCCCACCAtactttaaataaaaaataatcagtTTGCACCACACATTTGCACGCCAGAACACACCCAATTCAGATTGACTTGTGCTGCCATGTTTCCAGTTGGAAATATATATCTCATCTTTCATAATAAATtactattaaaagataattatgataaaacatcataacattatcctttaataataataaaatgaattATCTCCATTTTTCATCTGACGGTGTAAAACTATGCTTACTCAGCTATCTTGATTGCATGGGCAGATGATGTAAATTCGGGTCCAAACATTACCCCCcaatttccttgagcttcagtcgtaggccgaatggttaaggaaattagcGTAGTCGAAGAAATATATGGTTGAGGAATCCACGTCATAGCTTAACATGTGTAGAAAGAATCCTCGACGAGCTGGCCGAGAAAAACCAAAACGGGGTCAAAGTCTTGAAGCCCCGCTCACCGCTTCTCATGGTACTCAGGATATATATGCATGGCAAGCCGAATGACCCCATGGACGATAGCACTAGCACTAGGCAATAATGCCTCACCGAGCTCGGCATGTGTGTTATATACTAATAACTAATAAAAGTGATTGAACCTTCTCAAGAAGGGCTTGTCTTGAACATCAACAAATGCAGGCCGACAAACACCAAGGCCGAGGTCTAGAAATATTCTATTCGGCCAatctctttttttattatttactcGACTTCGGTGACCTTTTACTTTTCTCAACCTTAGCGACCTCGACTTAATATACTGTTTCAAGTTGCCACCTTATTTtaagccatatatatatatatacacatattaaACCTGATAGTATATGTAGCCTGGCTGCTTGATGTGATGccgatgtatatatatattaatcctATGTCAGCAATGCACATAATCTCAACCGCAATTAAGGCCGAATTCTTTCCTACTTTTCTTGACTTAGGCCTAATCCAAACCTAGGCCAAAATGTTTTGTCTCGGCCCCcataattgtttttttcttttctttttaagcCGAGCCATCATGTGTTTGAATGCTGCACTATTGTTGCcccctttattttcttattgTATCGGCCTAAAAGGCCGAATGTTTAAGAAGATAATATAttcttccttttatttttattttttaagcaaaagcaaaagaaaacagCTGAATAATAAtcaggaggaggccaacgatgctttaCTCCAAGTCGAGATCCTTGTATTTCAATATAGCCAATCAGATTTTGTATTGAGCCGAATAACAAGTGatctccaaatatttttgactTGGCGAAATATTTTCCACTTTCGGCTGCCAaatgtgttgaacaattatCATGCCCCCCAGGCATAATAATTTCGCTAAtttcggcttttaactcgaACAACTTAGCCGAATGAGATTTCTCCATATCGACTTTATCCCCAATAATCATATCGAGTAGCGTAGTTTGTTAGACTAGGCCTATGTCTCGGCCTTGCTCGTCATTGGAGCACCCctctgacgaatcattttctAAGTCGATTTGTGGCTCAGAAACTTGAACTTTTGCTTCTAGGCCTACCATAATTTCAGTCTAGACCGAAAAAACAGGTGGCCTAGGTTCTTCTTTTACTGTCTCGACAATGTTCTAAGGCCAAATTTTAATAGTGGCTGGAGCAAAAAATTGCCCCCTAGCCTTTTGAGAGAAAGACTTTTgcctttctttattttcttcaatgATCCAGCCAAGAAGTTTTTGTTGCTCGACAATTTCCTTGAATAAACGCCGAATCTCATCCTGAGTGTGATCTTGATATatcatgtgaacttcgtagttttagcactgggtcccactgggcatgcTAAAAtgttaaccctaaaaactaccaagcctacgtggcgcgcaggccgagtaactaataagctaactacgtcattcggttgtttgcggggcatgccaactcgtcggccgagctcgaccaaggagtaaaatttgttgatgttgcattaGGTGCGccgctgacttcttgatcttgcgacagcggtcgaggaaggaacacgtctcggccttcgggttctagagcatgaagacaaggctgctagttctgcgaagtttaatatcaaattcgactttcaatgtgccgaatgtagtaacttgtaacacctcatctcgctgagaaggctaatgagatgacctctgccaataaggattcaaaaatccttctcgaccgagacttggatagataaccagtcggccccgtcgcagtgctgtttatccaaactgaaggtgtttcaCGGTCGGCTGAATCTACAGcaatagtgttgtttatccaaactgaagatgtttgccggttgccttcatagtgttgtttatctaaactgaagatgtgttggtgaaaaagaacataaaaaaaatctcaagatgtttgagaggtttcgcgtagagcgaaggtttgcgcagggcagtttgtgtgttgagtttgAGGTCTTTTTTCGTTGTTCGCGACTCTGTATTTATAGTGGCTGATGTACTTGATTGGCATGGTTAGATAGAGTTTGACTGCAACTCTAACTCGTTGAATAAAATTTGATCTGTGGCCTTTAAATTCCTGCGACCACCAAAATAAAGCCCATCCAGGCTTTATCACACCACATCATAAACCTAATCCACCTAGGATTCTGATCTTATTAAAAAACCTCCAGCAGAAACCTTCACTTCAATCACACAAAAAGCCTAGTCCACCTAGGTTTGTTGTGTCATCATCTCAACCTAGGCTTATCACATCACCAccaaaatccaatccaatcctatcCTATTTAGGCTTCTTCATAATCTTTACCCATGCATGCATCCTGATCCTCACCATACTTTAAATAAACAATAATCAGTTTGCACCACACATTCGCACGCCAGAACACACCCAAGTCAGCTTGACTTGTGCTGCCATGTTTCCAATTGGAAATATATATCTCATCTTTCATAATAAATtactattaaaagataattatgataaaacaccataacattatcctttaataataataaaatgaattATCTCCACTTTTCATCTGATGGTGTGAAACTATGCTTACTCAGCTATCTTGATTGCacgggccgatgatgtaaattCGGGTCCAAACAAAAACACGGCGTTGatattgaagaaaatcaaaacaattaAGAAGACTTACCAGAGCGAGAAGAAGCAGATTCTATGGCGGCACAATCCTTGAGTCTCTTTATCTTGTCAATGACTGGCACACTTTCAAAGACTTAATCTGTTTTTGGGTGTTTGGTAGATGTCATCATGTGGTTAACTTCATTTGTTTTCGGGTTTTCAGTTGATTTCCTCTTTAGACAATCCAATGCATGTTCACATGCCTACAGAAAAAAGCGTAAATCGGAACATAAACCACAAAGTCTTATAGCCTGCATCTAGCAAGAAGATTGAATGCCAAAATAAGAAACATTGATGATAAAAAGGAGTGAGTAGCAGAACACACATAGCAGTTGCTTAATAAATGCAATAGATTTGAGTGTCTAATCCACCTTCTTCTAGTACTAAATATGCCGCTTGTATAAGCACTAAACACATGATTTTTTGCACTTGTACCGCTCATTTTAGCGATCAAGAGAAAcgataacaaaaaaattaatgagaaaCCTCATGCGTTGTTAACTGAATTATGTTTTATAGCGTTGCAATTGCTAGTCTACCATTATATGGTCATGGAAAACTGATAACTTGGGGTATCGACCAAGGATTTCGTTATCAAGCAGTTGGTCATAGACATGGCTATTGGTTACTAAATCAATCGTAATCTGATAAATCTAATCAAATAACTTCTTACTTCATTTAATGCATAGCTTCCCCGAATGCGAAAGTTAAGAAATTACGAACATTGATGAAAGTAGTGATAGTGATGAAGGTGATGATCACACTCACCTTTCCTGCAACTGAATAGAAACCACTATCTCTTGACCGGTGAGCAAAATCCACCCATTCTGTATAAGAAACTTGTAGCCATGGATTCGTCGAAGATTTGACGTCCCGCAAAAGCAAAGCCTCATATCTCAAAGCCAAACAACTCTGCAATCACAAACCGATCCACAAGCACATAGCGGTTAATTAGTTACCAAATTCCAAAGAACCCTAGCGATTTGGCTTATGACATAAATTCATTCCATAACTATGAGAGGATTTGAATTTTGAGAAGATTTGCCTCAACATCGCCTACTAGTGAGAAAGCAAGAACGAGAAACTCAAGAACCAGAAGCTTCTCCTTCACATTGTTCTCTGCAATTTCTGCAGAACGGAGAGCGATATTCGGACCTCATGAACTGCCTGAAGCCGGACCTGACTTCCATCGATGACTTTACGTCCTTCGAAACCAATGCCAACTCCAATGCTCGTAGTGTCGCGTCATCGAACCTACTAAATATTTTCAATGCCAGAGAGAGATGGATGGAAGATCGGAGAAGAAGCGGAAATGGACCTTCTGTTCAAGACGAGTGAGCGAAAGAGCTCTGACATTTGGCGGTAAAACGGTTCTCTGAATTTCAATTTGAGTTGGATTTATAAACATTAGAGGGCCATAATGGGCCCAAAATCTATAACCCATTTAAGGCCTGTTTAAGGGCAATTAAGGCCTATAACAAATGCAATTAAGGCCCACCTAAACCATAAAGAAACGACTGACGAGGCAAATTTTCATTTGCCACCAACtgtcaaaataaacacatttttcatcaattttttttaacttagtGCGTCTCGGATTAAACTTTTTCCCTCATAATATAGTTGTTTAGAATAGAATATTATTTGTATTGACGacgaaaataatttttaatttgacaGAAAAACAGACAAATGTTATGATAAAGGAAAATTGGCACATTTTAAACTCCAGATTATTCATGACCAAATTGAAAGTCAAAACTTGAAGAAGGTAAGCTTAAGAGTTTTTTACTCTATCgctaaaaagaaaattgttatagacactccaaaaatctaatTTTGCATTCTAAACTTTTCtataatcagaaaaaaaaaaatacatttgtgaagaatgtaaaatgtggtttttggAATGCTGATAACAGTTCCcgctaaaaatattttttataaacaTAAGATCGCCGTCACTACAACTACGAGTTTCTTGTATCATTTTCAATGTGTGAGTGGAAATTCTTAAATTCGATTCACAAAATACTTAGTGTAAATCTCACATCACcgattattatttaaaaaaataaagagaaaagtgTGAGAGAATGGAAGGAAAGGGAAGAAGATTTGAAGTGCAAAGAATCCTACTCCTAACAAAATGAGATGGTCACAATGGGCCTGGGCCTGCGTTTTATAACCCAATCTAAGGCACAGAAAGCAACGAGgcataatctctctctctctctctctctctctctctctctctcagagtcAGAGTCGCCGTCGTGCCGAGTAATTGTTGATCAAAAGATATGGCGGGACGGGAACATCCTCGACAGCTCGTCCGGCTGACACCACTATCGGTCAATACCACGGCGCTGGAGGACCGTATCGCCCTCCAGAACCGTGAGATCCAGTCCCTCCTCGTCGACAATCAACGGCTGGCAGCCGCCCACGTCGCGCTCAAGCAGGACCTCGCCGCGGCCCAGCACGACCTACGCCACCTATCCGTCGTCGCCGGCAAAGCCAAATCTGAGAGGGACGCCGAGGTGCGCGAGGTCTACGAGAGGGCGTTGAAGCTGGACGCCGAGGTTCGCGCCATCGACTCCATGGGCGCAGACCTGGCTCGGACCCGAGCCGATATACAGGAGCTCGGCTCGTCCCGGCAGGAGCTTGCAGAGGAGTTGAACACGATCGAAGGCGAGCTTGTGAGGACTCAGTCCGAGGCGAGGAAAGTGGTGGACATTAAAGTCGATATCGAGACCTTCAAGCAGGAGATTAAGAAGGGAAGGTAATTTTGAACTAACCTTCCATATGCATTGTGTTTGTGTGAATTGTAAAATTTGGGTATTGAATTTCAGATAGGGAAGTGTGTCGAAATTTCGAGGTTGATCTTTCGGTTTTAGGAGAGGATTTTGTGTGAATTGTGAAGTTTTGGATGTAAAGATTCAATCTTGTCTATGATTTGAATGCAAATATAGGGATGCAATTGACAATGAGAAGAAAACTAGAGCTAGCAACCTTGAGCACAGGCAGGGGATGGAGAAAACAATGGCGGCATTGGCTCGCGAAATGGATAAGCTTCATGGGGAGTTGGCCAATGCAGAGAAGAGAGCAAGGGCTGCAGTAGCTGCAGCTGCAGCAGCAAATCCAGGTCAATTCAATCGCGTTCGACTTGTCTCCCGTATTTAAGATTCGATTTATTCTATGTTTCTCGGTTTGAATTCAGAAACCAAATGCAATGTAAGGAGCTTGATGAAATTTCTGGTTGTGTTTATGAAGGTCCTGGGTACCCTGCAGCCTATGGCAATGCTGAAATGTTATACGGGGGAAATGCGTATCCCGATCCCTATGCCAGCATGCATCAGGTATGTGTACGCCCTTGCCTTCTTGATGCTTTGGTGTTATGTTTGTTACTACTCCGTAGATTGAAACCATTGAAAAGATGTGCAAGAATTTGTTTGTGTCTGAGAAGTTATGGTGTCAGTACAAATAATAACGTGAGCATGAGAAGCGTTCTATCGTGATCAAAGATTGCAAACTTAAGCCCTCGTTTCTATCTTGAGACCTAATATGTGGTAGACGGGTAATTTAGAGTCATTAGAATTTGGAAGGTCCCTTGTTTCTGTGGAAATTCAGAGTTTCGATATGGAGCATTCGGAAGACAGCAACAATTCTTTATGTCTTTGTACACAAATGTTGCAATATATGTGCTTATATTGAATTTATATCAGATACTTTGCCAAACAACTTAGTTTCAGATTTTCTATTTATACCTTTTTCATCCGAATGAACCTCCTCTGGATTTCAGGCCGCAGGTGCTGCCGACGCTGCGAGTCCGTATGGTTCTGCACCAATGCCACATGCTTCTTATGACAGGCAGCAACCGCAGGATATGAGATAAAGGTCTCCGGCAGGTAATTAAGCCGACCAGAAAAACAGTTCAGACGATTGTATGGGTtcagaaataaaaatataaatgaaaaggTTTGGCAGCCATTCGGACGAACAACGTGGCAAAGATGTGATAAGCAGTTAAGCACAGCTGATTTAGTGCCTTGAGGCTTTTTACGCTTCGTATTTTTCATGCTACCGCAAAGAAATTTCTTATTTACCACGAGGAAAATATTAGTACAATACACAGAAACGAGCAGTAAGAGAACACTCTGCACAGGGAAAAGGGCTACAGTTACTTGCATCGACAAAAGTTACA
This window of the Malus domestica chromosome 03, GDT2T_hap1 genome carries:
- the LOC103418746 gene encoding protein FLC EXPRESSOR, yielding MAGREHPRQLVRLTPLSVNTTALEDRIALQNREIQSLLVDNQRLAAAHVALKQDLAAAQHDLRHLSVVAGKAKSERDAEVREVYERALKLDAEVRAIDSMGADLARTRADIQELGSSRQELAEELNTIEGELVRTQSEARKVVDIKVDIETFKQEIKKGRDAIDNEKKTRASNLEHRQGMEKTMAALAREMDKLHGELANAEKRARAAVAAAAAANPGPGYPAAYGNAEMLYGGNAYPDPYASMHQAAGAADAASPYGSAPMPHASYDRQQPQDMR